The window AGTTGTCCTGATGTGTTACCTGTAGTAACATCCATTGCACCTCCAAATCACACCGTATGCTCGGGTTCTTCGACTTTATGCAAACTCGTTTCATGGTGGACATCTACTGATTCAAGCAAAGATTCAGCAGTGTTAATGCACCAAGCTGATTGGCTTTTGTGGCTTCTGCATGGTAAGATTGGAGTGTCTGACTACAATAACGCCTTAAAGGTATGATTCTTTTACTTTGCATAGGTGCAGTTTGAATTCTTATAAAATATACCACCACTGCTTCATTGTTTGTCTAATTATGATGTTAAATGTAGTTTCAGATTTTTACTTAATGACTCCATATCAAGTTAATATTTCCAAATAATAAGTAGTATGTTTGACCTAAAGGTGTGAAATGGATTTGAGATCAAACGAAATATTTTGACTTCTTGAAATGGATTTCACAACAATTAAACGAACACATTTATTCTTTTGTTGTATTTGTTATGAAATTAAGTGTCATCACCATGAACTTTTAATACTTAATATCCAAGATGAGAGGTGAATGTTTTTTATCTGATCTTCTAAATGGTTTtactatcttttattattattataattttttttgagtaGGTTGGTTATGATCCCGAACTTGAGTCATATCCACCATGGCTGAAATCCCAACCGTATTCACAAGTTTTACCATCCGTCCAAGCTCCAGGAACTATCATCCGTACCCTTAAAGAGGACATAAGAACAAATCTTGGTATACATTTTATTTACTCTCTATATAATACATATTTCTCCGTTCCAAAATTACTGTAACGCTTTGACTTTTTGAGTCTTTCTTCTACAACTTTGAgtttaaatatttttgtttgtgttatataatatttgttgAAAGTTATACCAGTGAAAACACATTTTAAAACCAATCCATATATGtaaattttatcaaatattatatagcataaataaaattatttaaagtcaaaatttaagaaaaaagactttgaaaagtccaaCGGGACAATAATTTTGGGACGGAGTTTTTTTTTAATGACCCCTGTGTTACCTAGTTGAATATTGTCATTAAAAGGTTAATTGTCAATGTAGTTTATGTTCCAATCATCTTGTGTCAAAATATTTTATATGAGAAATATATTGCATCTCTGGTGTCACAAAAAAATTTCAAGAGTTCTCGTTTTAGATATCTTGAGAAATTGAagagataaataaaatctaaaaaacCACCTTTTTTTGgattgttgttataaaaaaatttaCTAATTCTTGATGCTATTGCTTTTGGTTTACAATGTTCTTTGTTGAATTCAAACATTGATCTAAAACCAGTAAACCACATAGAACTAATAAAAATGTATCACACGCATCTACAGGTTTTTGTGAGGATTGTGTAGTGTGCACGGGAACCACAGATAGTATAGCTGCATTTCTTGCAGCCCGAGCTACACAACCGGGGAAGGcggtaatttttttaaaaatataatcacCATTTTTTTTGTGTGTGGGTCATCATGTTTTTTATGTTGTTAGAACATGACCCACACATTATTGTTTAACATAACTTTTTTCTTGACTGATCTCTGAAAGCTTACACACAGGTGACATCATTGGGTTCAACACTGGCGATAAAACTATTGAGTACCACAAGGATTGAAGATGCACGATTTGGGGTGTACAGTCATCGTCTTGATGACAAATGGCTTGTTGGAGGTGCCTCAAACACTGGTGGAGCAGTTCTCCGACAACTTTTTTCAGACGATGAATTGGAGAATTTGAGTTTGAAGATAAATCCAATGGAAGCTTCAACGTTGGATTATTATCCGTTACCTGCACAGGGTGAGAGGTTTCCAATAGCTGATTCTAAGATGGCGCCAAGGTATGATTGTAAAATCACATTCAAAGTGCAGATCCCAATTATCCAAAAAACCACCATTAACTAGAAATGTGCATGATTTActcacttttcaaaaaaaaaaaaaaaaaaaacacttgtgTAGGTGATCGTAGGAGTGTTCGTTGGTTTGTTTTGTTCGTTGCAAAACTGAAAACCGAACGAAAAATCGAATTTGATTCGGTTTTGGTTAAAATTGGAAAACCCAAAAACTCATAATTTAACCAAACTAATCATAACAAATCGATTATAAATTCGACATTTGATTTCAAAATTGGTTTTTCGTTTAAATTATTATTGATAATctaatatatgattatatatgaTTAGTTGAATTATGATTTAGGTTAAactaaaaaccgaattcaaattcggtttgatttttttagtttttatattCGGTTTGATTTTATAGTTAATTGGTTTGAAACTAAAATACTAAATATTAAACCCGACAACACGCTGATATCGTGTTTGACATTATAGGTTGGGTCCTCGACCAGAATGTGACGTAGCGTACTTGCATGGAGTTCTTGAATCCATAGCGCGCATTGAGGTAGAAAACTCTTAACAAAATATTGTctactgatttttttttttttaaatttgtttttttttttttttttttttttttttagctttttAGCTAATAAAATACTTGTGTTTTTTAGGCAAAAGGGTATGCATTATTGAAGGATTTAGGAGCAACTGAAGCCGACGAAGTGTTTACAGCGGGTGGTGGATCAAAAAATGACAAATGGACAAAGATTCGAGAGAGGGTACTTGGTTTACCCGTGAGTCGAGCATCTCAAACAGAAGCGGCTTACGGGGCTGCTTTATTGGCGTTGAAGGGAACCCAAAAGCGATAATGCGACTTGCAGCTAGTATTTTTCCCACTATAACTGTTACATAATCATACATGAATACATACATGTACCCTTATTTTTTCTAGTActgtaaaaataaaattaactgATAAACGGATAAGGTTCTTTATGTTCAGGCCAAGGGTTTGTGATTATACCGTGAAAAAGTATAACCATAAGCATGAGATGCATCATTTGATGAATTGTATTCTTATACTCTTGGTTCTTATATATATTCATTCTTATATTCTAACATGTATGAAACCATTTGTTTACACATTCAAATTCTTGACTAGATGA of the Rutidosis leptorrhynchoides isolate AG116_Rl617_1_P2 chromosome 5, CSIRO_AGI_Rlap_v1, whole genome shotgun sequence genome contains:
- the LOC139846958 gene encoding D-ribulose kinase encodes the protein MATSTHHSIWSIQLFSYPHSDYSLKKSISRSGFCNNIVDNSESKSRNIIQYQKNNYKSYSRREMKFGRNNCIKGSDSNLETVGKLYLGMDFGTSGARYAIIDKEGIIHSEGKKEYPMFMNGDAVDWVRSWKTTLFSLLEDIPSTTRSLITSISIDGTSATTLILDSKTGEPLTRPLLYNESCPDVLPVVTSIAPPNHTVCSGSSTLCKLVSWWTSTDSSKDSAVLMHQADWLLWLLHGKIGVSDYNNALKVGYDPELESYPPWLKSQPYSQVLPSVQAPGTIIRTLKEDIRTNLGFCEDCVVCTGTTDSIAAFLAARATQPGKAVTSLGSTLAIKLLSTTRIEDARFGVYSHRLDDKWLVGGASNTGGAVLRQLFSDDELENLSLKINPMEASTLDYYPLPAQGERFPIADSKMAPRLGPRPECDVAYLHGVLESIARIEAKGYALLKDLGATEADEVFTAGGGSKNDKWTKIRERVLGLPVSRASQTEAAYGAALLALKGTQKR